The window ACAAGCTTTCCGCTTTGGTCTTTCAGCTTCAATCTCCCTATGCTAGTTTCTCTTTAACAATTTCGGCAATTAATTTACCATCGGCTTTACCGGCCAGTTCTTTGTTCGCCATACCCATTACCTTGCCCATATCCTTAACCGATGTAGCGCCAGATTGTTTGATTACCGTTTCAATAATTGCCGCAACCTCTGCCCTATCCAATTGTTTTGGCAAGAACTGGTTAATTACTTCAATTTCTTCTTCCTCTACCTTATACAAGTCCTCACGGTTTTGCTGTTTATAAATATCAGCCGATTCGCGACGCTGTTTAATTAGTTTCTGAAGGATTTTAAGCTCAGTTTCTTCGGTAATTTCTTCTGCAGAACCTTTTTCGGTTTTTGCCAAAAGTAAAGCAGCCTTTATAGCCCTTAAACCTCTTAACTGCGCATTGTTTTTAGCCAACATGGCTTTTTTTATTTCCTGATCTATTGTTGTTGATACCATTATTGTTTAATTGTTTGAATTGGTTAACCGGTTAATTGTAAATACCGGTCGCCAATTATTATTTTCATTTTTTATTAATCGTTTAATCTTTCAATTAACCAATTTAAACAGTTTATACAGTTAACCTAACTA is drawn from Pedobacter sp. HDW13 and contains these coding sequences:
- a CDS encoding GatB/YqeY domain-containing protein: MVSTTIDQEIKKAMLAKNNAQLRGLRAIKAALLLAKTEKGSAEEITEETELKILQKLIKQRRESADIYKQQNREDLYKVEEEEIEVINQFLPKQLDRAEVAAIIETVIKQSGATSVKDMGKVMGMANKELAGKADGKLIAEIVKEKLA